The genomic interval ACGCCTCCTCGATCGCGTACTCATCGAGCTCATTGATGACACCATCGGCCGACGCACGGTCGAGGGTCTTGTCAACAGGATCGAGCTTGCGCTCCGAATACGTGTCGGGCACCTGCTTGACGCAAACGACGATATTCATGCTGGCGGCTGCCCTCCGAGCCAACGCGTTGACGGCGGGCGGTCCGTGCGGCGCCCGTCATCGGTCACCTTGCCAGATGAGCCCACCGCGTGCCGCGGCGGGCTCACCGTGATGTTACCGGTCGGTAGCCGTCGGTGCGAGCTCTCGCAAGCACCGGGCAAGCGTGACTCCCGTCACCTCTCGCCGACCGGCCGGTCGGCGAGCTCGCGGACCAGGAGCGTGGCCCCGACGACCGCGCCAGGCATGAGTACCACCGCGAGCAGCGGGACGAGGAAGAGTACGAACGTCGGCACGCCGAACGCGAAGACCTGCCCCCGATTGCGGCGCGCGAGTGCCAGCCGGTCGGGCAGGTATCTGCCGCGGCGCTCCATCGCGGGAGCCATCAGCTCCAGGGCGAGGAAGCGGCCGCCGACCAGAGCGCCGAGGATCCACCCCGCGACCTGGCCGACGACGGGGATCAGTCCGGCGAGGAAGACGAGGAGGCCGGCCGGAAGCGTCCTGACGAGCATCGCCAGCGTCTCGCGGACCGCGCGGCCGAGCCCGCGGTGCCACGCCTCGTCCGCCTCGACCGGCGCGTCGCCGAGCTCCTGCTCGGCGAGCCGCGAGAGCCCCTCGTAGAACGGCTGCCCGAACAGCAGCGTCAGCGACACGAACACGAGGACGGACAGCCACATCGCCAGTCCGACGAGCATCAGCGACACGACCGTCCTGCTCACGTCGCGCACCCCCGGCGACCAGCCGTCGGCGAACGGGGTCGCCCACGCCACGAAGTCGCCGACGAAGACGGCGAGCAGCACGACGAGGGTGCAGAGCACGGCGAACGTCACCAGCGCGGGCAGCAGCCCGAGCGGCCACAGCCGCGGCCGCCGGAACACGAACGCCTGCCCTCGCGTGAAGCACGCGAACCCGCTCAGCGCAACCCGCTGCGGCGGCGTCGAAGGACCCGGAATCTGCTTGCCACCCTGTTCCACCCGGGTGAGACTACGGGCCACCGCGACGAGGAGGTCGGATGACCCGCGAGCCCCTCGTCCGCGCACCGTGCGACGCCGACGTCGCCGACGTCACCGGGTTGTGGGCGCAGTGCGTGCCGTACACCGTGCGGACGGCGCGGGTGGTCGGTCCCGCTCTCATGGAGCCCGGCTCGCTGGTGGCCGAGCGCGCGGGCCGGGTGATCGGCTACGGCGCCGTCAGGTACTCGCCGTCCGGCCACGACGACACGGCGCACCTCCACCTGCTCGTGTCCCCGGGTGCCCGCCGCGCGGGCGTCGGTTCCACGCTCCTCGCCCGCCTGGAGGCGACGGCGCTCGGGCTCGGCGCCGCACACACGTACGCGTTCGTCAACGCCGACGGGGTGTCGCCCGGCTTCGCCGAGCACCGCGGCTACACCGGCGAGCACGTGCACCGGTTCTCCGGCTGCGACCCGCACGACTGCCCGCCTCCGCCGCCCACGCCGGACGGACTCACCGTCGTGCCGCTCGACGACATGACCGACCTGCCTGCCGTCTGGCGCGCACACCAGGCGACCGCCGAGGACGACCCGAGCGGGTCGACGCCGCGGATGCCGTATGCCGTGTGGCTGCGGGAGTTCTGGGACTACCCCGACCACGAGCCGGCCCTCGGCGTCGCTGTTCTCGACGGCACGACGCTCGCGTCGTACACGATGACGCAGGCGGACCCCGACCTGCACCGGGCCTGGTCGACGATGACGGGCACGCCGCCCAGCTACCGCGGACGCGACCTGGCGAAGCTCGCGAAGGCGACCGCCCTGCGCGCCGCCGCGGCCCGCGGCTACTCTGGCGCGACGACCGGCAACGACCTCGCCAACGCGCCGATGCTCGCGGTCAACGACTGGCTCGGCTACCGCGAGGTCGCCCGCGCATACTCCATGACCAGACCCCTGACCTGACGTCGTGGTCGAGACTGCGGGCATGGAGTTCTTCTGCTATCACCGCGACCGATCCGGCTCCGCAGCGTTGCGCGACGAGATGCTGGAGGAGCACTGGTCCTACATGGACCGGTACGCGGCGCAGATGATCGCCCGCGGTCCGACGTTCGTCGACGGCGGCAACACGCCCTCGGGGAGCGTGCACATCGTGGACCTGCCCGATCCCGTCGCGGCCCGCGCGTTCGCCTTCGACGAGCCCAACTACCAGGCCGGCGTGTACCGCGACGTGCTGCTGCGGCGATGGCGCAACACGCTGGGGCGGACCATGTGGGACTTCCCCGGCGGCCGCTCGGGTGGCGACCGGTACCTGGTGCTCGGTCTGGGAGAGGGGCGGGCCGCCGATCTCGCCGGACCGCCCGACCGGGACGAGCTGATCGCGTACGGGCCGCTGCTGTCCGACAGCGGCGCCACCTGGCTGGG from Streptosporangiales bacterium carries:
- a CDS encoding electron transfer flavoprotein subunit beta, producing MNIVVCVKQVPDTYSERKLDPVDKTLDRASADGVINELDEYAIEEA
- a CDS encoding GNAT family N-acetyltransferase; this translates as MTREPLVRAPCDADVADVTGLWAQCVPYTVRTARVVGPALMEPGSLVAERAGRVIGYGAVRYSPSGHDDTAHLHLLVSPGARRAGVGSTLLARLEATALGLGAAHTYAFVNADGVSPGFAEHRGYTGEHVHRFSGCDPHDCPPPPPTPDGLTVVPLDDMTDLPAVWRAHQATAEDDPSGSTPRMPYAVWLREFWDYPDHEPALGVAVLDGTTLASYTMTQADPDLHRAWSTMTGTPPSYRGRDLAKLAKATALRAAAARGYSGATTGNDLANAPMLAVNDWLGYREVARAYSMTRPLT